One Tunturibacter gelidoferens genomic region harbors:
- a CDS encoding SDR family oxidoreductase, whose translation MTPTSKESASDREILLVGPYGVLGTGVIDAVAANPVWRITTAARRPAPTYRAQIPPRHISVDLMDRDSTIKAFSNLDTVTDLVYAAYVEKPTMAETVAPNARMLTNTLEALAARNIPLKHIVLAGGAKSYGFSLGSFNAPAKETEPRLIAPIHYHQQEDIVAAWSSKNGATWTVLRPHLVMGPSLNSPMNLVTSLATYAAMSRELGIPLRFPGRREGWNTLQETTDAELFGRATLWALDEDKARNEIFNVSNGDLYRWRQLWNELAFFYDLPVAEPLALSTVSEMSEKGSLWDSIVARYGLHATPYEQIANWHFVDWMLNFGEEVTLSTIKIRKAGFADCIDTHESFRRQLTKLREQRIIP comes from the coding sequence ATGACCCCGACCTCTAAAGAGTCAGCTTCGGACCGTGAAATCCTGCTCGTTGGTCCATATGGCGTGCTTGGAACAGGAGTGATCGACGCTGTTGCCGCTAACCCGGTCTGGCGTATCACTACAGCAGCGCGCCGGCCTGCGCCGACATATCGCGCCCAAATCCCACCCCGCCACATTAGCGTCGATCTTATGGATCGTGACAGCACGATCAAGGCTTTCTCGAATCTGGATACCGTGACCGATCTGGTTTACGCGGCCTATGTTGAGAAGCCGACGATGGCCGAAACCGTAGCACCCAATGCCAGGATGCTGACAAACACACTTGAAGCCCTTGCGGCGCGGAATATCCCTCTCAAACACATCGTTCTGGCGGGCGGGGCCAAATCTTATGGATTCAGTCTAGGCTCGTTCAACGCTCCCGCAAAAGAAACTGAACCCCGTCTTATCGCACCGATCCACTATCACCAACAGGAGGACATCGTTGCCGCTTGGTCCAGCAAGAATGGAGCGACCTGGACGGTCTTGCGCCCGCATCTCGTGATGGGGCCGAGCTTAAATTCGCCGATGAATCTTGTCACGAGCCTAGCTACCTATGCTGCGATGAGCCGCGAACTTGGAATTCCGTTGCGGTTTCCAGGCCGCCGCGAAGGATGGAACACACTTCAAGAAACCACCGATGCAGAGTTGTTTGGACGGGCCACCCTGTGGGCGCTCGACGAAGACAAGGCACGTAACGAGATCTTCAATGTGTCCAACGGGGACCTCTACCGTTGGCGGCAGCTTTGGAACGAGTTGGCGTTTTTTTATGATCTTCCCGTGGCAGAGCCTCTTGCTCTGTCTACAGTTTCGGAGATGAGTGAGAAGGGTTCGTTGTGGGATTCGATAGTAGCTCGCTATGGACTGCATGCAACGCCGTACGAGCAGATCGCGAACTGGCACTTCGTGGACTGGATGCTCAACTTCGGCGAAGAGGTAACCCTAAGCACAATCAAGATTCGCAAAGCCGGCTTCGCTGATTGCATCGACACGCATGAAAGTTTCAGACGACAACTGACGAAGCTTCGGGAACAACGAATCATCCCGTAG
- a CDS encoding LysR family transcriptional regulator — MDRLDAMQAFVRVIEKGSFSAVAKERGIGQPAVSKQISSLEEELGTELIHRTSRSIALTEAGRDFYESALRILDDFENATSRIGRGQTAPKGLIRVAVPPTFARLHMVSKLPAFFTAYPDIAIEMSTSESPATIIEDGFDLAIHSGDLPDSTLVARRLGQTMTVLVATPQYLARYGAPESPEDLSRFRSVVFVERGSIQPWSFGSGQDVKRVVPTGVFRTDDIEQMRMGVLEHLGIAQAPAWLFAAELREGTVVRLLTPFERTVPILAVRPASRRMSAKVRIFIEHLEKTFALCFQFNPRPN, encoded by the coding sequence ATGGACCGATTGGATGCGATGCAAGCGTTCGTCCGAGTGATTGAGAAAGGGAGCTTCTCCGCAGTTGCGAAAGAACGTGGAATTGGTCAGCCTGCTGTTAGCAAACAGATTTCCTCCCTTGAAGAGGAACTCGGCACCGAGTTGATTCACCGCACTTCTCGTTCCATTGCTCTGACTGAGGCAGGCCGCGACTTTTACGAGTCAGCCTTGCGCATTCTCGACGATTTTGAAAACGCGACTTCGCGAATTGGTCGAGGCCAGACCGCCCCGAAAGGCCTCATTCGAGTAGCCGTTCCTCCCACATTCGCCCGCCTCCATATGGTGTCAAAGCTGCCTGCATTTTTTACTGCCTACCCTGATATAGCGATCGAGATGTCCACATCGGAAAGTCCCGCAACAATCATCGAAGACGGATTCGACTTGGCAATCCACTCCGGTGACCTCCCGGACTCCACCCTGGTTGCGCGAAGACTGGGGCAGACGATGACCGTTCTCGTCGCGACCCCCCAGTACCTCGCACGTTACGGAGCACCGGAATCACCTGAGGATCTTAGCCGCTTTCGATCCGTCGTCTTTGTCGAACGAGGTTCCATACAGCCGTGGAGCTTTGGCTCTGGACAAGATGTGAAGCGTGTTGTCCCCACAGGAGTCTTTAGAACCGACGATATTGAACAGATGAGGATGGGTGTCCTTGAGCATTTAGGTATTGCTCAGGCGCCGGCATGGCTCTTCGCTGCAGAGCTCAGAGAAGGTACAGTTGTACGTCTTCTCACTCCGTTTGAACGGACAGTGCCGATCCTTGCTGTGCGGCCGGCGAGCCGCAGGATGTCTGCCAAAGTTCGCATCTTCATAGAGCACCTAGAGAAGACTTTTGCACTTTGTTTCCAGTTCAATCCACGACCCAACTAG